The proteins below are encoded in one region of bacterium:
- the hisD gene encoding histidinol dehydrogenase produces MIALRRSLRELSKADEARLFVRGRDADPEVARAVAAIIADVRARGDDALRDLARRFDRVELGALEVPREACDAALDALDGDVRAALEQAAAAIAAFHRAQLPPPLEIELRPGVRLGRRVEPLRRAGVYAPGGRAAYPSSVLMGVVPAKVAGVDEVVVCSPPGPDGLPHPAVLAACALAGADRVFALGGAGAIAALAYGTASVPRVDRIVGPGNAYVNEAKRQVAGTVGIDSPAGPSELLVVADESADPEIIAFELLAQAEHDPDAAVAVVATDEAVLDATAAALERMLPEQPRREIIAAALATNGALLFADSLEEAIAFVERYAPEHLLLLVREPRAALERVRAAGTVFLGPYSSVAFGDYITGANHVLPTGGLARAFSGLSVMDFLRSFTVQELTADAAAALARPTATLAAAEGLPAHGRAALARAGSTGGGDAAHGAPNAAPRGSSDVPPPGPHPGRERAPGWQGAWEGPPPPERLGRAGMTPPPAPAVRGTGLSPAPFRLRAAYADIGLYDPERVPVEVDLSDNTNLFGAPPAAARTLAALRAENITRYPPVFADELKAVLARMHGVAPENITTGCGSDDVIDSALRAFCDPGDAVAYADPTFGMVSLFARMNAARPVAVPLEPDFSLDTDALIAARARVTYICRPNNPTGTVVDAAAVLRVAERSGGIVLLDEAYADFMDEPPPDWLAVSDRILVLRTLSKAYGLAGLRVGYAVGPASLIREIEKSRGPYKVTATAHAAALAALTEDEPWVRDVVRQVRENRERLAAELGALGLRVWPSQTNFLLVQAPPLSGAGGNGESNPARRLGAELRGRGVAVRVFPGLPHAGDCIRVSIGPWPLMQRFLDALREVLA; encoded by the coding sequence GTGATCGCGCTGCGCCGTTCGCTCCGGGAACTGAGCAAGGCCGACGAGGCGCGCCTCTTCGTCCGCGGCCGCGACGCCGACCCCGAGGTCGCGCGCGCCGTCGCGGCGATCATCGCGGACGTGCGCGCCCGCGGCGACGACGCGCTCCGCGACCTCGCCCGTCGGTTCGACCGCGTCGAGCTCGGCGCGCTCGAGGTCCCGCGCGAAGCGTGTGACGCCGCGCTCGACGCGCTCGACGGCGATGTTCGCGCCGCGCTCGAGCAGGCCGCCGCCGCCATCGCCGCGTTCCACCGCGCGCAGCTCCCGCCGCCGCTCGAGATCGAACTCCGGCCGGGTGTGCGTCTCGGCCGCCGGGTCGAGCCGCTCCGCCGCGCCGGCGTGTACGCGCCCGGCGGCCGCGCGGCCTACCCGAGCAGCGTGCTCATGGGCGTCGTTCCCGCGAAGGTGGCAGGTGTGGACGAGGTGGTCGTCTGCTCGCCGCCGGGGCCGGATGGGCTGCCGCACCCGGCCGTGCTCGCCGCCTGCGCGCTGGCTGGCGCGGACCGCGTGTTCGCCCTCGGCGGCGCCGGCGCCATCGCCGCGCTCGCCTACGGCACCGCGTCCGTGCCGCGGGTGGACCGCATCGTCGGCCCTGGCAACGCGTACGTGAACGAGGCCAAACGGCAGGTCGCCGGCACGGTCGGCATTGATTCACCCGCAGGGCCGTCCGAGCTGTTGGTCGTGGCCGACGAATCCGCGGATCCGGAAATCATCGCCTTCGAGCTGCTCGCGCAGGCGGAGCACGACCCGGATGCAGCCGTCGCCGTCGTCGCCACGGACGAGGCCGTGCTGGACGCGACGGCCGCCGCGCTCGAGCGCATGCTGCCCGAGCAGCCGCGGCGCGAGATCATTGCCGCCGCGCTCGCCACGAACGGCGCGCTGCTCTTCGCCGACTCGCTCGAGGAGGCGATCGCGTTCGTCGAGCGCTACGCACCCGAGCATCTGCTCCTGCTCGTGCGAGAGCCGCGCGCCGCCCTCGAACGCGTGCGCGCCGCCGGCACCGTGTTCCTCGGGCCGTACAGCTCGGTGGCGTTCGGCGACTACATCACCGGCGCCAACCACGTGCTCCCCACCGGCGGCCTTGCCCGTGCGTTCTCGGGACTCTCGGTGATGGACTTCCTGCGCTCGTTCACCGTACAGGAGCTCACGGCCGACGCCGCGGCCGCGCTCGCCCGGCCGACGGCGACGCTCGCGGCGGCCGAGGGCTTGCCTGCGCACGGACGCGCCGCCCTGGCGCGCGCAGGGAGCACGGGGGGCGGCGACGCCGCCCACGGCGCCCCGAACGCCGCGCCCCGCGGGTCTTCCGACGTTCCCCCGCCTGGGCCGCATCCGGGTCGGGAGCGGGCTCCCGGGTGGCAGGGCGCATGGGAAGGGCCTCCCCCACCCGAGCGGCTGGGCCGCGCCGGGATGACGCCGCCGCCTGCGCCCGCAGTCCGGGGCACCGGCCTCTCTCCGGCCCCGTTCAGACTCCGCGCCGCCTACGCGGACATCGGGCTCTACGACCCGGAGCGGGTGCCGGTCGAGGTCGACCTCAGCGACAACACCAACCTCTTCGGCGCGCCGCCCGCCGCCGCCCGCACGCTCGCGGCGCTGCGCGCCGAGAACATCACGCGCTACCCGCCCGTGTTCGCGGATGAGCTGAAGGCGGTGCTCGCGCGCATGCACGGCGTCGCCCCGGAGAACATCACCACGGGCTGCGGCTCCGACGACGTGATCGACTCCGCGCTGCGCGCCTTCTGCGACCCGGGCGACGCTGTCGCCTACGCCGACCCGACGTTCGGCATGGTCTCGCTGTTCGCACGCATGAACGCCGCGCGCCCCGTAGCCGTGCCGCTCGAACCCGACTTCTCCCTCGACACCGACGCCCTCATCGCCGCGCGCGCCCGCGTGACCTACATCTGCCGCCCCAACAACCCGACCGGCACGGTCGTGGACGCCGCCGCCGTGCTGCGGGTGGCGGAGCGGAGCGGCGGCATCGTGCTGCTGGATGAGGCGTACGCGGACTTCATGGACGAGCCGCCGCCGGACTGGCTCGCGGTGTCAGACCGCATCCTTGTGCTGCGCACGCTCTCCAAGGCGTACGGGCTCGCGGGGCTGCGCGTCGGGTACGCCGTCGGGCCCGCATCGCTGATCCGCGAGATCGAGAAGTCCCGCGGGCCGTACAAGGTCACCGCGACGGCGCACGCCGCTGCGCTGGCGGCGCTCACGGAGGACGAGCCCTGGGTGCGCGACGTCGTGCGGCAGGTCCGCGAGAACCGGGAGCGGCTCGCCGCCGAGCTGGGCGCGCTGGGCCTGCGCGTGTGGCCGTCGCAGACCAACTTCCTGCTGGTGCAAGCGCCGCCGCTTTCCGGCGCCGGCGGGAACGGCGAGTCCAACCCGGCCCGTCGGCTCGGCGCAGAGCTGCGCGGGCGGGGCGTCGCGGTGCGCGTGTTCCCCGGCCTGCCGCATGCGGGCGACTGCATCCGCGTCAGCATCGGGCCGTGGCCGCTGATGCAGCGCTTCCTGGACGCGCTACGGGAGGTGCTCGCATGA
- a CDS encoding imidazoleglycerol-phosphate dehydratase produces the protein MSTVVRETRETRVRVNLGLDPLKPAPSRPGARPDVVRGTYAAPAIRTGDRFLDHMLHTLARYANLALDVEATGDLRHHLIEDVAITIGLALRDEIPATCQRYGEATIPMDDALVHAALDAGGRPYYRGPLPVRLYDHFFRSLTDNAGITLHLRVLRGRDRHHIVEAAFKAFGLALRQSLAPGDAVFSTKGAIRLERSPGHRANPDITAAGPSTTSHVAAIGRATTPRAGGEPTLEA, from the coding sequence GTGAGCACCGTCGTTCGCGAGACGCGCGAGACGCGCGTGCGCGTCAACCTGGGGCTGGATCCACTGAAGCCCGCGCCATCCCGGCCGGGGGCCAGGCCGGACGTCGTGCGCGGCACGTACGCCGCTCCCGCGATCCGCACGGGAGACCGCTTCCTCGACCACATGCTGCACACGCTCGCGCGCTACGCGAACCTCGCGCTCGACGTGGAGGCGACCGGCGACCTGCGCCACCACCTCATCGAGGACGTGGCCATCACCATCGGCCTCGCGCTGCGGGACGAGATCCCGGCCACCTGCCAGCGCTACGGCGAGGCGACGATCCCCATGGACGACGCGCTGGTGCACGCCGCGCTGGATGCCGGCGGCCGGCCGTACTACCGGGGGCCGCTCCCCGTCCGGCTCTACGACCACTTCTTCCGCTCGCTCACGGACAACGCGGGGATCACGCTCCACCTGCGCGTGCTGCGCGGGAGAGACCGTCACCACATCGTGGAGGCCGCGTTCAAGGCGTTCGGCCTCGCACTGCGCCAGTCGCTGGCGCCGGGAGATGCGGTGTTCAGCACCAAGGGCGCGATCCGCCTGGAACGATCGCCTGGCCACCGCGCGAACCCGGACATCACCGCGGCGGGGCCATCCACGACGTCCCACGTCGCCGCCATCGGCCGCGCGACGACACCGCGGGCGGGTGGCGAACCGACCCTGGAGGCGTGA
- the hisN gene encoding histidinol-phosphatase produces MARETLRDLLEFAVDIAWRAGRLTLAHFQTGIAVETKADASPVTLADREAERALRSAIEARFPDDGILGEEFGELRAGAMRRWIIDPIDGTRSFIHGVPLYGVLVALEDAGEPVLGVAHFPALDETVFAARGEGCWWNGRRAGVSATARLQDALVMTSDGKPFADPARNEAWDRLRAAAGAVRTWGDAYGYALVATGRADVMLDPVLSPWDAAALVPIIEEAGGVFTDLDGRRTHLGGHGVATNAALAQAVRDVLGANAYERA; encoded by the coding sequence ATGGCCCGGGAAACACTCCGCGACCTGCTCGAGTTCGCCGTGGACATCGCCTGGCGTGCCGGCCGGCTCACGCTCGCCCACTTCCAGACCGGCATCGCCGTCGAGACGAAGGCCGACGCTTCGCCCGTCACGCTCGCGGACCGCGAGGCGGAGCGCGCGCTCCGCTCCGCCATCGAGGCCCGCTTTCCGGACGACGGCATCCTGGGCGAGGAGTTCGGCGAGCTGCGCGCCGGCGCGATGCGTCGCTGGATCATCGACCCGATCGACGGCACGCGCTCGTTCATCCACGGCGTGCCGCTGTACGGCGTGCTCGTCGCGCTCGAGGACGCGGGCGAGCCGGTGCTGGGCGTCGCCCATTTCCCCGCGCTGGACGAGACCGTCTTCGCCGCCCGGGGCGAGGGCTGCTGGTGGAACGGTCGGCGCGCGGGGGTGTCGGCGACCGCGCGGCTCCAGGACGCGCTGGTCATGACTTCGGACGGCAAGCCGTTCGCCGACCCCGCCCGCAACGAGGCATGGGACCGGCTGCGCGCGGCCGCGGGCGCCGTACGGACCTGGGGCGACGCGTACGGCTACGCCCTCGTCGCGACGGGCCGCGCCGACGTGATGCTGGATCCAGTGCTCTCCCCCTGGGATGCCGCGGCGCTCGTGCCGATCATCGAAGAGGCGGGTGGCGTCTTCACGGACCTGGACGGCCGGCGCACGCACCTGGGCGGCCACGGGGTCGCCACCAACGCTGCGCTCGCGCAGGCCGTGCGCGACGTGCTCGGCGCGAACGCGTACGAACGCGCTTGA
- a CDS encoding imidazole glycerol phosphate synthase subunit HisF has product MLRKRVIVCLDVRDGRVVKGTRFVDLRDMGDPVELAVRYEAEGADEIVFLDISASVEGRATLLDVVRRTAERLSIPLTVGGGIGSVDDIARVLRAGADKVSINTAAVRRPELLTEAAERFGSQCVVASIDAARSADGTFTVFTHGGRTATSLEAVAWARECAERGAGEILLTSIDEDGRRSGYDLELTGAVAGTVSVPVIASGGAGAPEHFRDAFLAGADAALAAGIFHDGTTTVRDVKRFLAAAGVPVRLTQGDA; this is encoded by the coding sequence ATGCTCCGCAAGCGCGTCATCGTGTGCCTGGACGTGCGGGACGGGCGCGTTGTGAAGGGCACCCGGTTCGTGGACCTGCGCGACATGGGCGACCCCGTCGAGCTGGCCGTACGCTACGAGGCCGAGGGGGCGGACGAGATCGTGTTCCTCGACATCTCCGCATCCGTCGAGGGTCGCGCCACTCTGCTCGACGTCGTGCGCCGCACCGCGGAGCGGCTGTCCATTCCCCTCACCGTCGGCGGCGGCATCGGCAGTGTGGACGACATCGCCCGCGTCCTCCGCGCCGGGGCCGACAAGGTCAGCATCAACACCGCCGCCGTCCGCCGCCCCGAGCTGCTCACCGAAGCCGCCGAGCGGTTCGGCAGCCAGTGTGTGGTGGCGAGCATCGATGCCGCCCGCTCCGCGGACGGGACCTTCACCGTCTTCACCCACGGCGGCCGCACCGCCACCTCCCTCGAGGCCGTCGCCTGGGCCCGCGAATGCGCCGAGCGCGGCGCTGGCGAGATCCTGCTCACCAGCATCGACGAGGATGGCCGCCGCAGCGGCTACGACCTCGAGCTCACCGGCGCCGTCGCCGGCACCGTTTCCGTGCCTGTCATCGCCAGTGGGGGCGCCGGAGCGCCGGAGCACTTCCGCGATGCGTTCCTCGCCGGCGCGGACGCCGCGCTCGCCGCCGGCATCTTCCACGACGGCACCACCACCGTGCGTGACGTCAAGCGCTTCCTCGCCGCCGCCGGCGTGCCGGTGCGGCTGACCCAAGGAGACGCCTGA
- the hisH gene encoding imidazole glycerol phosphate synthase subunit HisH gives MTRAPSIALFDYGAGNLHSLLKALEAAGARVRVEPDPLRALDADALVLPGVGAFGAAAERLAPGLDAVRRALEGGLPCLGVCLGMHLLFEASDEGAGRGIGLLSGRVRRLRAQRVPHMGWNAVHPASTQPPGGGATAPMPRRPGEGEGNGGGTAGGGEGRGVRCLDPLFAGLDDLVAYYANSFVVEPADPAVVIAWTAYEDERFPAAVRRGRTWGVQFHPEKSGAQGLRLIRNFIAEVTR, from the coding sequence ATGACGCGCGCACCGAGCATCGCGCTCTTCGACTACGGCGCCGGCAATCTGCACTCGCTGCTGAAGGCGCTCGAGGCGGCGGGCGCCCGGGTGCGCGTCGAGCCGGACCCGCTGCGTGCGCTGGACGCGGACGCACTCGTGCTCCCCGGCGTCGGCGCGTTCGGCGCCGCGGCCGAGCGCCTGGCGCCGGGGTTGGACGCGGTGCGCCGCGCGCTCGAGGGCGGCCTGCCCTGCCTGGGCGTTTGTCTCGGCATGCACCTGCTGTTCGAGGCGAGCGACGAGGGCGCCGGCCGCGGCATCGGTCTCCTGTCGGGCCGGGTGCGGCGGCTGCGCGCTCAGCGTGTTCCGCACATGGGGTGGAACGCCGTCCACCCTGCTTCCACCCAGCCGCCGGGCGGGGGCGCCACGGCCCCCATGCCCCGCCGCCCGGGCGAGGGCGAGGGAAACGGGGGTGGAACGGCGGGCGGGGGAGAGGGGCGCGGTGTTCGCTGCCTCGACCCACTGTTCGCCGGCTTGGATGACCTGGTCGCCTACTACGCGAACAGTTTCGTCGTCGAGCCGGCGGACCCGGCCGTGGTGATCGCGTGGACGGCGTACGAGGACGAGCGCTTCCCCGCGGCCGTGCGTCGCGGGCGGACGTGGGGCGTGCAGTTCCACCCGGAGAAGAGCGGCGCGCAGGGGCTGCGGCTGATCCGCAACTTCATCGCGGAGGTCACCCGATGA
- a CDS encoding 1-(5-phosphoribosyl)-5-((5-phosphoribosylamino)methylideneamino)imidazole-4-carboxamide isomerase codes for MIALPAVDLKDGAVVQLVGGRPTDERVRLPDPVAVARQWVDAGFRALHVVDLDAALGTGSNRAAVEAIIAAVDVPVQVGGGVRDDQIADALLAAGVARIIAGTRAVEDAAWIEALAGRHPGRVIVAADVRGDVVVTRGWTAGAGITVEALLRRLEPLPLAGLLVTDVGREGRMAGVDVARFEALAAATRHPVIAAGGIAGMDDLRALASRGVAGAVLGMALYTGAVDARTAAREFPGPDLTRGIAS; via the coding sequence ATGATCGCGCTACCGGCGGTGGACCTGAAGGACGGCGCGGTGGTACAGCTCGTGGGTGGGCGGCCCACCGACGAGCGCGTGCGGCTGCCGGACCCGGTGGCCGTCGCACGGCAGTGGGTGGACGCCGGCTTCCGCGCACTCCACGTGGTGGACCTGGACGCCGCGCTGGGCACGGGCTCGAACCGCGCCGCAGTCGAGGCGATCATCGCCGCCGTGGACGTGCCCGTGCAGGTGGGCGGCGGCGTGCGTGATGACCAGATCGCCGACGCACTGCTCGCCGCAGGCGTCGCGCGCATCATCGCCGGAACCCGCGCGGTGGAAGACGCGGCGTGGATCGAGGCGCTCGCCGGGCGGCACCCGGGCCGCGTGATCGTCGCCGCGGACGTGCGCGGCGACGTCGTCGTCACACGCGGCTGGACCGCGGGCGCGGGCATCACCGTGGAGGCCCTGCTCCGCCGGCTCGAGCCGCTGCCGCTGGCCGGCCTGCTGGTCACGGACGTCGGCCGCGAGGGGCGCATGGCGGGCGTCGACGTCGCGCGCTTCGAGGCGCTCGCGGCCGCGACGCGGCATCCCGTGATCGCCGCCGGCGGCATCGCCGGGATGGACGACCTGCGCGCCCTCGCCTCACGCGGCGTCGCCGGCGCCGTCCTCGGCATGGCGCTCTACACCGGTGCGGTGGACGCGCGAACCGCCGCGCGCGAGTTTCCTGGACCCGACCTGACGAGAGGGATCGCATCGTGA